One Meles meles chromosome 11, mMelMel3.1 paternal haplotype, whole genome shotgun sequence DNA segment encodes these proteins:
- the CDK20 gene encoding cyclin-dependent kinase 20 isoform X1 translates to MDQYCILGRIGEGAHGIVFKAKHVETGEIVALKKVALRRLEDGIPNQALREIKALQEIEDNQHVVQLKAVFPHGAGFVLAFEFMLSDLAEVVRHAQRPLVPAQVKSCLQMLLKGVAFCHANNIVHRDLKPANLLISASGQLKIADFGLARVFSPDGSRLYTHQVATRWYRAPELLYGARQYDQGVDLWAVGCIMGELLNGSPLFPGENDIEQLCCVLRILGTPSPQVWPEVAELPDYNKISFKEQAPVPLEEVLPDASPQALDLLGQFLLYPPRQRIAASQALLHQYFFTAPLPAHPSELPIPQRPGGPAPKAHPGPPHVHDFHVDRPLEESLLNPELIRPFIPEG, encoded by the exons ATGGACCAGTACTGCATCCTGGGCCGCATCGGGGAGGGCGCGCACGGCATCGTCTTCAAGGCCAAGCACGTGGAG ACTGGAGAGATCGTGGCGCTCAAGAAGGTGGCCCTGCGGCGGCTGGAGGATGGCATCCCCAACCAGGCCCTGCGGGAGATCAAGGCTCTGCAGGAGATCGAGGACAATCAGCAT GTGGTGCAGCTGAAGGCTGTGTTCCCGCACGGCGCGGGTTTTGTGCTGGCCTTCGAGTTCATGCTGTCGGATCTGGCTGAGGTGGTGCGCCACGCCCAGAGGCCGCTGGTCCCCGCGCAGGTCAAGAGCTGCCTGCAGATGCTGCTAAAGGGTGTCGCATTCTGCCACGCCAACAACATCGTGCATCGG GACCTGAAACCAGCCAACCTGCTCATCAGTGCCTCAGGCCAGCTCAAGATAGCGGACTTCGGTCTGGCCCGGGTCTTTTCCCCAGACGGCAGCCGCCTCTACACACACCAGGTGGCCACCAG gtgGTACCGAGCCCCTGAGCTCCTGTACGGCGCCCGCCAGTATGACCAGGGCGTTGACCTGTG GGCTGTGGGCTGCATCATGGGGGAATTGCTGAACGGATCCCCTCTATTTCCTGGGGAGAACGATATCGAACAGCTTTGCTGTGTGCTTCGAATCTTGGGCACCCCCAGTCCTCAAGTCTGGCCG GAGGTCGCGGAGCTGCCCGACTACAACAAGATCTCCTTCAAGGAGCAGGCGCCTGTGCCCCTGGAGGAGGTGCTGCCCGACGCGTCTCCTCAAGCCTTGGACCTGCTGGGGCAGTTCCTCCTCTACCCCCCGCGCCAGCGCATCGCGGCCTCCCAG GCCCTCCTGCACCAGTACTTCTTCACGGctcccctgcctgcccacccTTCAGAGCTGCCGATTCCCCAGCGCCCAGGGGGACCTGCTCCCAAGgcccacccagggcccccccaCGTCCATGACTTCCACGTGGACCGGCCTCTCGAAGAGTCACTGTTGAACCCAGAGCTGATCCGGCCCTTCATCCCGGAGGGCTGA
- the CDK20 gene encoding cyclin-dependent kinase 20 isoform X2, translating to MDQYCILGRIGEGAHGIVFKAKHVETGEIVALKKVALRRLEDGIPNQALREIKALQEIEDNQHVVQLKAVFPHGAGFVLAFEFMLSDLAEVVRHAQRPLVPAQVKSCLQMLLKGVAFCHANNIVHRDLKPANLLISASGQLKIADFGLARVFSPDGSRLYTHQVATRRSRSCPTTTRSPSRSRRLCPWRRCCPTRLLKPWTCWGSSSSTPRASASRPPRPSCTSTSSRLPCLPTLQSCRFPSAQGDLLPRPTQGPPTSMTSTWTGLSKSHC from the exons ATGGACCAGTACTGCATCCTGGGCCGCATCGGGGAGGGCGCGCACGGCATCGTCTTCAAGGCCAAGCACGTGGAG ACTGGAGAGATCGTGGCGCTCAAGAAGGTGGCCCTGCGGCGGCTGGAGGATGGCATCCCCAACCAGGCCCTGCGGGAGATCAAGGCTCTGCAGGAGATCGAGGACAATCAGCAT GTGGTGCAGCTGAAGGCTGTGTTCCCGCACGGCGCGGGTTTTGTGCTGGCCTTCGAGTTCATGCTGTCGGATCTGGCTGAGGTGGTGCGCCACGCCCAGAGGCCGCTGGTCCCCGCGCAGGTCAAGAGCTGCCTGCAGATGCTGCTAAAGGGTGTCGCATTCTGCCACGCCAACAACATCGTGCATCGG GACCTGAAACCAGCCAACCTGCTCATCAGTGCCTCAGGCCAGCTCAAGATAGCGGACTTCGGTCTGGCCCGGGTCTTTTCCCCAGACGGCAGCCGCCTCTACACACACCAGGTGGCCACCAG GAGGTCGCGGAGCTGCCCGACTACAACAAGATCTCCTTCAAGGAGCAGGCGCCTGTGCCCCTGGAGGAGGTGCTGCCCGACGCGTCTCCTCAAGCCTTGGACCTGCTGGGGCAGTTCCTCCTCTACCCCCCGCGCCAGCGCATCGCGGCCTCCCAG GCCCTCCTGCACCAGTACTTCTTCACGGctcccctgcctgcccacccTTCAGAGCTGCCGATTCCCCAGCGCCCAGGGGGACCTGCTCCCAAGgcccacccagggcccccccaCGTCCATGACTTCCACGTGGACCGGCCTCTCGAAGAGTCACTGTTGA